Genomic segment of Gigantopelta aegis isolate Gae_Host unplaced genomic scaffold, Gae_host_genome ctg6304_pilon_pilon, whole genome shotgun sequence:
TGTCATGGCTTCCCTTTCCCAACCTTTTTCTGGAAATATTGAGGTTGGCAGTACTAGTGAAGTAGGTGGGTGTGGCTCTGATCTGAAGAGAAAGGCCAACTTTATGGCGACTAAAGTGACGGAGAGACAGTACACCTGTAAAATCTGACCCGAGAAATACACCAAGTCCTGTTGATGCTACACATCATCTCCTGTTTCATCTTATCCAGCCTCATCTTACAAGCAACTCCAATACAAACTAAAAACTCCCACCTACACTACAAAAGTCACCCGTCACAGCCAAAAAAGGTTCATTTTATGATCTGAAAGATGTTGTCCAAGATTCTGAGAAGTTGTCTGTAAATGACCGTTCGGAAAGAAGAACTCCCTTATCATCTCCTCCTCTGGTTAGCACTGTCTCCATCATCTCCTCTTCTGCCAACCGTCATCACAACCCCTATCATCTCTTCCTACATCATCACAAACCTCCGTCGTCTTCTCCATCACTGTATCACCTACATCATCATTAGCCATGTCAACAATGTTGCCTTCTATCTACAACTCAATCCGTAAACCAACACCTATTTCATCTGAACTATAATGACAGGAATCGTCCCTTGTTCTTTAGGAAACGCAGTAACAGGAACCCTTCCCTCTTTCCTCAGGGACACAACAACAGATCCTATTCTTATGGCTAAAGCCATGCCTGCTTTCTTctcaaaaaaattaatgaccCCTTTCTCCGCAAAGAGACATAATGACAGGTGTCATCCCTTCAGATATATCTACACTAAAAGAATCACAGTGTACAAGAATGTAGATATTAAAGTTAACACTGTATGTGGTAGTATTACTGCTGATATAAATGTGATACCTACTAATATACTAATAGCGATATTACTACTAATCAGATTAAACACTGCAAGTCTTCTTGATCAAAATTTGGCCAATGAGGAGGGTACAATTGGTCCATTGATGGCATCTCTCTCCTCCTCTATTCAACCACGAGAGTGACACCTGATGAAGCAATAAAGCAGCCGGTCAACACTTCCAAATAAATTCTCAGAAACAGTAAGATCTGATTCTCAACTTCAGTTTAGCAGACAAAAAAAGCTTATATCAACCATCTTTTCTACATTAGCTCAGAGCCATCTTGTTCTACCAACTTAGTATGTGTTTCTGATCCAACAGTTTTCATTCATCATCTCTTTACAAGCAATCATTCTATTGTATTTCTGCTCCTATGTCAATTTTGGatcaaaactaactttatttcTCTACAATAGACTTTGAAACAAACAACTATTTTTTTCACAACACAATGTTATGATAAGAATAAATGTAACTTAAATCATGAAATGattacataaacattttaaaattctcacaataacaaaatgaaaacaaaattaatcactTGAGATTAAAATGAAGTATTAATAACAAACTAATGATAATTACAACTTtcaactaatattttaaaaaaatgatcaaagaaaaacaaaccccaTTACAATTCTTGGTCAATATAATGTCTTTGTTATCAAAATAACACAGTAAAGTCACAAGACAACATTAACATGTGATAGTATGTTAGAGAATGATTCTCCATTTTAGAAAGTCCATGTAAAAGGCAAGAATATCGTTAATTTTGCGGTTGGTCTCCTTTGGTATGATTTTTATAAGTCGTCATTGACCCTGTCAGAGGGGCAAGTAGCTCCACTCACCCATTGTAAAGTAGGTGGAGACTGTTCTCGTTCTATTTCAGGTGATATAAGAAGTTTGTCTAAAATCCCTGAAGGAGGGAGAGTCGAGTCGTGTACATTATTACTATAAGTCCGTGCCAAGAAAAttataaagagaaaaaaagaaaagaacgcAGGGGTGTTGAAAAATTGTCAAATTTAGTCTCTTAAACTTGTGtctcaaaaaatattttgtgtggTCTTCAATAAATGTTTGTTCAAACTTTTAGATCTCAAAAGAGGCAGGGGTTTTACTGTTTTGGTGAGATCCCGTATTAAACGTCTACTATATATTGTAACCAGCTGATAATTTTGTGTACAGTTCAAAAGTACAGTGCACATTACTGGGAAAATAAGCTGGTTACGTTATATCGTATGAAAGTGCTTTAGCAACTTTCTACGTCATTTGTTAGTCTACTAGTTTAAAAGTCATGTCGTTACGTCCGTAGTTTAATCGTTCTTTGTAGGATCCGCCCAAGTCGGAAGGGCGTTTTCCCCGTTGATTGTagacagactttttaacggGCGAGGTTGGCTGCTCAATTTTGGCAGTACAGTTGGGATGTTAGCTGTTGAATAGTTTCCAATAGAGGCAATGGGAGCTGCACCCAAAGACTGGAACAGTGGCTGTGGTAGCAAATGAGATGACAGGTGTTGGGAGAGCAACATTCAAGGGATACCCTCGGCTGCAAAAGTTGCTGGAGGGGAGAGGTGATCTGGAGATGCTCGCTGGGATGGTATGGGAATAAATGGTCCTGGAGTGTGTTGGATAGCAATGCCAGCTGGAGTTAAAGTAGGTGGAACATGGACTTTTGGAATGGCCATTTTGGGCACTTGCAGCAACAGCTGCATTGATGGCCAACTCACGCTGAGCAAAGGTAGTTCTCCAAGTGGTTGAGAAGACAAACCTCATGGGGTCTTTCATATCTAGTCCCTCGACGTTAGTCATGTAACGAGCCACCTCAGCAACACACTCACGAAAACCCTAACAAACACGATAATCAAGAAAAGCTCGTGGTGTTAGCATAAGCTGAGAGAGGACAGAGAAATCCTGTGAATGAATAGAGACAAAAGAGAGTGATCTTGTTACTATGgaatgttttgttgtgtgtgtgtgtataggcaTCCCAACTAAAAAGTAGAGGGTAGAAAAGTACTGGGAATAAGATCATATTAGCTACTAATTTGAGTGCATCACATTTCACAACCTCACAAGTCAATGCTATCAGTTTACTCACAAGTATGTGCAAGTATACAccagtgaaaaacaaaatttttaaacCTATTAGGTAATTACTAGGATACCTACAAGATGGCAAAGAGTCATGCAGATACCTGACGCTCCCTTAGTTGCCTGATCTCATGTGTAACACTGTTATTTAACCTTAAACTAACTAATTATAATGCATTGAGTATAATGAACACTTGAATGCATCTCTATTGTGATAACTAACTTAGATGGTTTCCTCCTAAACTTTTCTAGCACATAAACAATGTAACTAACCTCTTGGATCTCTAGTTTGATGAAGATGGCGCAGATGGTCGACAGTCATTTGTAGGATTTCAGCTTTCTCAATTTGGCAGAACCCTGAAAGGAAAAGAAGGGAGAGAAGATAAAATTTCTGAACTAAAGATGCTGATAGTATTATTCAATGTCAGTATGAATGATCACTCTTTAAACACACTCGGTAAATGATGTAATACATCATTTACTTTCAACATGGAATATTTAATCCACTATCAAGATCAAGTGATGATGCCCACAGTATAGTAATGAAAGGAGTGTAAAACATAGCACCCTTGTTAGGGAGACGAAGACTATTAGATGGCAACCACAAGATGCCAGGTTATTCATACATGGCTATCAGTACAAAACACCCGACAAATTACAGCACTACATTTGGTAAGATTGGTTTAATATcgatacaataattataaatcCTAAGAGGGAGTGCCCTGCAAGAAAGCATTACACTTCAAAAATGATAAACCATCTTTGCCAAACAGTTATTGGTTTGGTAATACTCCCCCAAGTTGTCGCACGTGATGTAATCAATTACTAATATACACAAGTTTTAAATCATTGTTACAATATCCAAAAACAGTTAAGACACAAGTTTAAATTATGTCTCCTCCACACGCTAGCAGTGGTGACAGTTGCCGTTAACATAACTGCACCCCTTTCAAAGTACAACATACTAATATCAGACTACAGCATTTTGAagttgtagtttaaaacatCAGTTGACATTGACTACTACCAAACCCCAAAAGTGGATTACCTTGTTGTATATTCAATACTGTGTGCTGCACAAGGTATGATATCATATTCAATCTTCCagaacttttaaaaatagtttatctTGTCTAAACTACAGAAGCTAGAGTAACAGCAATATATGAAGAGTTGGCTCCTTAACTTGTTCTGTCTAGACTTGTTTGCGTGGTAAAACTACTCTTATAAAATGATTTCATAACCTGAAGCCTAACACTGTTTCCCACTGCTATAAGGCTACTAACTGCCACCATAGACATCCTTTGAAAACCGATACATCAAATCCACCAACCAATGACATGTGTTACATAGTTGACTAAATTGTTTATCAACAAAACAGTCTTCCCTAACAGGCACACGCCATCatcaaggaccacacaaatcTTAACTCATAACAAATGCCTAATTCAGAGTCAACTCTAGACATATACGAATAGATTCATACATCTGGGTGTGTACTAAGTCAATGTAGTATACACATTCTTGGACCTGTAAAGAGCATGCACACAACACCATATGAACTATATAGCTATTTTTGATAGATAGACATTACATTACATGTGTGTGCTAGAAACAGAAACGACTCCTCTAATGGTTACCAACTAAAATAATAACTGTCCTATAGCAATATGGAGGTATCAAGTAAAAGGAGACTTTACAAAATAGTGGGAGTATAGGAATTTAAAAACCATTAGTCCCCCCTCTTCTGTCTCCCTACACAAATCTGTCTACTCAATGGTAAAATAGATCAAAAATGACGTTTTTTGACGCTTCAATAATGACATGTGTAAACAAATTA
This window contains:
- the LOC121366587 gene encoding LOW QUALITY PROTEIN: hairy/enhancer-of-split related with YRPW motif protein 2-like (The sequence of the model RefSeq protein was modified relative to this genomic sequence to represent the inferred CDS: substituted 1 base at 1 genomic stop codon) — translated: MSPDTAQVVSRKKRRGIIEKRRRDRINNCLMELRRLVPEAFEKQVRRNGFCQIEKAEILQMTVDHLRHLHQTRDPRVGMPIHTHTTKHSIVTRSLSFVSIHSQDFSVLSQLMLTPRAFLDYRVCXGFRECVAEVARYMTNVEGLDMKDPMRFVFSTTWRTTFAQRELAINAAVAARILDKLLISPEIEREQSPPTLQWIEGNIVDMANDDVGDTVMEKTTE